From one Streptomyces sp. CA-210063 genomic stretch:
- a CDS encoding L,D-transpeptidase → MSDELTTRLRELAETAETSPPGSGADVRATAGRRRRRRRTTAATAGGCAAAALAAFLTLSVASSHGTEDRREPAASATPTVDVSAAPDATVDLSRRTLTVAGRELPISSGTLKTPTPTGLMTVTAKSTDKIVTGETLGFGDGYEMKLPWVLELTPVEASDAGDEGGSDVGEDGGAEDGADVGDERRGTATLPGTGAERATTAPSEPASGSPTRRVAGTVVYIAALTYDEKAPGTYDTTPGWIGLRTADARWLYERLRQGALVEIRGAPTTPEPRPTGTPTVTPPTTDEGRVVPTALPESASPG, encoded by the coding sequence GTGTCCGATGAACTCACCACCCGTCTACGCGAGTTGGCCGAGACCGCCGAGACGTCCCCGCCCGGCTCCGGCGCCGATGTCCGCGCCACCGCGGGACGCCGCCGACGCCGTCGCCGTACGACCGCCGCGACCGCCGGAGGCTGCGCGGCGGCGGCTCTGGCCGCGTTCCTCACCCTGAGCGTCGCCTCGTCCCACGGCACGGAAGACCGACGGGAGCCGGCGGCTTCCGCCACCCCCACCGTCGACGTGTCCGCCGCCCCCGACGCCACCGTGGACCTCTCCCGCCGGACCCTCACCGTCGCCGGGCGCGAACTGCCCATCTCCTCCGGCACCCTCAAGACTCCGACCCCGACCGGCCTCATGACCGTCACCGCCAAGAGCACCGACAAGATCGTCACCGGCGAGACACTCGGCTTCGGTGACGGGTACGAGATGAAGCTGCCGTGGGTCCTGGAGCTGACCCCGGTCGAGGCGAGCGACGCGGGGGACGAGGGCGGGAGTGACGTGGGCGAGGACGGGGGTGCGGAGGACGGGGCTGACGTGGGCGATGAGCGTCGCGGTACGGCGACTCTGCCCGGTACGGGGGCCGAGCGCGCCACCACGGCCCCGAGCGAGCCAGCGAGCGGGAGCCCGACGCGGCGCGTGGCCGGCACCGTGGTCTACATCGCCGCCCTCACCTACGACGAGAAGGCCCCCGGCACCTACGACACCACCCCCGGCTGGATCGGCCTCCGCACCGCCGACGCGCGCTGGCTGTACGAGCGGCTGCGGCAGGGCGCGCTCGTGGAGATCCGGGGCGCGCCGACGACACCGGAACCGCGCCCGAC
- a CDS encoding SigE family RNA polymerase sigma factor, translating to MTEEEFDAFYATAFPRLTGQLYAFTGDHGEAQDVVQEAFVRAWDRRRDFLAEGAPEAWLRTVAMRLAVSRWRRARRWLELVRRDPPPDHAPGPDPERAVLVQALRRLPEAQRMAVVLHHLCDLSVEQVASETGAPVGTVKARLSRGRAALARELAPGEGEKEDGRVR from the coding sequence ATGACCGAGGAAGAGTTCGACGCGTTCTACGCCACCGCGTTCCCCCGGCTGACCGGCCAGCTCTACGCCTTCACCGGGGACCACGGCGAGGCGCAGGACGTCGTGCAGGAGGCCTTCGTACGGGCCTGGGACCGGCGGCGGGACTTCCTCGCGGAGGGGGCGCCCGAGGCGTGGCTGCGGACCGTGGCGATGCGGCTCGCGGTGAGCCGCTGGCGGCGGGCGCGCCGTTGGCTGGAGCTGGTCCGCCGCGATCCGCCCCCGGACCACGCGCCGGGGCCCGATCCCGAACGCGCGGTACTGGTCCAGGCGTTGCGCAGGCTACCGGAGGCCCAGCGGATGGCAGTGGTTCTGCACCATCTGTGCGACTTGAGTGTCGAGCAGGTAGCCTCCGAGACCGGTGCGCCCGTGGGCACCGTCAAGGCCCGGCTGTCCCGCGGCCGGGCGGCGCTGGCGCGCGAACTGGCCCCCGGCGAGGGTGAGAAGGAGGACGGCCGTGTCCGATGA
- a CDS encoding Ig-like domain-containing protein has product MTTRNRAAGTGKARRHVRVLVTTAACAFTLALTGCSGSGTGVRVEGPSSIPQAQAEVDAGIDGARVDIADGQTVGVGGPISVTFDRPVPAAERAQVERQLKVVMDSGVDGSWSWVEDRDLADGQRVAFRPRVSWKPGTKVTVQVGADLTRHFTVGRS; this is encoded by the coding sequence ATGACCACGAGGAACAGGGCCGCGGGAACGGGGAAAGCGCGCCGCCACGTTCGCGTGCTCGTCACCACCGCCGCCTGTGCGTTCACGCTCGCGCTCACGGGCTGTTCGGGGAGCGGGACGGGGGTGCGGGTCGAGGGGCCGAGCTCGATACCGCAGGCCCAGGCCGAGGTGGACGCCGGGATCGACGGCGCGCGCGTCGACATCGCCGACGGGCAGACCGTGGGCGTCGGCGGACCGATATCCGTCACCTTCGACCGCCCGGTTCCGGCAGCCGAACGCGCCCAGGTGGAAAGACAGTTGAAGGTCGTCATGGACTCCGGTGTCGACGGCTCCTGGAGCTGGGTCGAGGACCGCGACCTCGCCGACGGGCAGCGCGTCGCCTTCCGGCCGCGCGTCTCCTGGAAGCCCGGCACGAAGGTCACCGTCCAGGTCGGCGCGGACCTCACCCGTCACTTCACGGTGGGCCGCTCCTGA
- a CDS encoding SigE family RNA polymerase sigma factor, producing the protein MPHEKSGPHEQAAPHEQPGPPEGGDFAAYATAAWPRLVRTAHMLTGDFHEAEDLVQTTLAKVYARWRRIPRDDVDFYVRRSLVNNNISRVRKRRVAHLLTPFLPERVHERQAGHAESVAQRAAVTQALATLSARQRSVLVLRFWEDLGENEIAQVLGCSLGTVKTHVRRGLQALRAHPVFAAAPHTDDAHDSTASPAPTASPAPSASPPSAPAPPSPVPGARP; encoded by the coding sequence GTGCCGCACGAGAAATCCGGACCGCACGAGCAGGCCGCGCCGCACGAGCAGCCCGGACCGCCCGAGGGCGGCGACTTCGCCGCGTACGCCACCGCGGCCTGGCCCCGTCTGGTGCGCACCGCGCACATGCTGACCGGCGACTTCCACGAGGCCGAGGATCTCGTGCAGACGACCCTGGCGAAGGTGTACGCCCGCTGGCGGCGCATACCGCGCGACGACGTCGACTTCTACGTACGGCGTTCACTGGTGAACAACAACATCAGCCGCGTACGCAAGAGACGCGTGGCCCATCTGCTGACGCCGTTCCTGCCGGAGCGGGTGCACGAGCGGCAGGCCGGGCACGCGGAGTCGGTCGCCCAACGGGCCGCCGTCACCCAGGCGTTGGCCACGCTGTCGGCCCGGCAGCGGTCCGTGCTGGTGCTCCGCTTCTGGGAGGACCTCGGCGAGAACGAGATCGCCCAGGTGCTCGGCTGCTCGCTCGGCACGGTCAAGACCCATGTACGACGCGGCCTCCAGGCCCTGCGCGCCCACCCCGTGTTCGCCGCCGCCCCCCACACGGACGACGCCCACGACTCCACCGCCTCCCCCGCTCCCACCGCCTCCCCCGCTCCCTCCGCCTCTCCCCCGTCCGCCCCGGCGCCCCCCTCGCCCGTCCCCGGAGCCCGCCCATGA
- a CDS encoding TIGR03943 family putative permease subunit, with translation MKRYGPTVLLLLSGAAILRVSLFSELYLRYVQPGLRPFLIVSGVLLVVLGITAGVRVLRADDEGHHPGGHGHGPGGPRVAWLLAVPALVLLLSPPPALGSYSADREAAEYAARGVGTFPALPKGDPVELTLGEFSSRAIYDSKRSLKGRTVRMTGFVTHGDDGTWYLTRLLVSCCAADASPYKVEIRDDDAPTADAWVTVTGTWHPRGELGSEKAWPPALDAESVRRVAEPENPYEKR, from the coding sequence GTGAAGCGCTACGGGCCGACCGTCCTCCTGCTCCTGTCCGGCGCGGCGATCCTGCGCGTCTCCCTCTTCAGCGAGCTGTATCTGCGGTACGTGCAGCCGGGGCTGCGCCCCTTCCTGATCGTCTCCGGGGTGCTGCTGGTCGTGCTGGGCATCACCGCCGGGGTACGGGTACTCCGCGCCGACGACGAGGGCCATCACCCGGGTGGTCACGGCCACGGCCCCGGCGGCCCCCGGGTCGCCTGGCTGCTCGCCGTGCCCGCGCTCGTCCTCCTCCTCTCCCCGCCCCCGGCGCTCGGCTCGTACAGCGCGGACCGGGAGGCCGCCGAGTACGCGGCGCGGGGCGTCGGGACGTTCCCGGCGCTGCCGAAGGGGGACCCGGTCGAGCTGACCCTCGGGGAGTTCTCGTCCCGGGCGATCTACGACAGCAAGCGGTCGCTGAAGGGCCGTACGGTCCGGATGACCGGGTTCGTCACGCACGGGGACGACGGCACCTGGTACCTCACCCGGCTCCTCGTCTCCTGCTGTGCGGCCGACGCCAGCCCCTACAAGGTCGAGATCAGGGACGACGACGCTCCGACCGCCGACGCCTGGGTCACCGTCACCGGCACCTGGCACCCCAGGGGCGAACTCGGCTCCGAGAAGGCCTGGCCGCCCGCGCTGGACGCCGAGTCGGTGCGGCGGGTGGCCGAGCCGGAGAACCCGTACGAGAAGAGGTGA
- a CDS encoding permease, with protein sequence MRLVVRVLLYAVPGGLALIAIATVASVLGPMVALDLATPAMAAWWTVFTAVVVQGVPFLLLGTLVSAAIGAFVPERVFSRLLPRNPVLAVPVAGAAGVVLPGCECASVPVAGSLMRRGVAPAAALAFLLSAPAINPVVLVATSVAFPGQPMMVLGRLVASLATAVVMGWLWVRFGRDEWLRPPRRGTGPAPEDGSRWGAFAAGLQHDFLHAGGFLVVGAAAAATFDIVVPRSLLDVFTGSVWLSVLLLAALAVVLCVCSEADAFVAASLSGFSPTARLAFMVVGPMVDLKLIALQAGTFGRAFAVRFSAATWVVAVASSALVGWWLL encoded by the coding sequence ATACGGCTCGTCGTGCGCGTCCTGCTCTACGCCGTGCCCGGCGGCCTCGCCCTCATCGCCATCGCGACCGTCGCCTCCGTTCTGGGACCGATGGTCGCGCTCGACCTCGCGACCCCCGCGATGGCCGCCTGGTGGACCGTCTTCACGGCGGTCGTCGTCCAGGGCGTCCCCTTCCTGCTCCTCGGCACGCTCGTGTCGGCGGCGATCGGCGCGTTCGTCCCCGAGCGGGTCTTCAGCCGGCTGCTGCCGCGCAACCCCGTGCTCGCCGTCCCCGTCGCGGGCGCGGCCGGCGTCGTCCTGCCCGGCTGCGAGTGCGCGTCCGTACCGGTGGCCGGGAGCCTGATGCGACGCGGGGTCGCGCCCGCCGCCGCCCTCGCCTTCCTGCTCTCCGCCCCCGCGATCAACCCGGTCGTCCTCGTCGCCACCTCCGTCGCCTTCCCCGGCCAGCCGATGATGGTCCTCGGCCGGCTGGTCGCCTCCCTCGCCACGGCCGTGGTGATGGGCTGGCTGTGGGTGCGGTTCGGGCGGGACGAGTGGCTGCGGCCGCCCAGGCGCGGTACGGGGCCCGCCCCCGAGGACGGCTCCCGCTGGGGCGCCTTCGCCGCCGGGCTCCAGCACGACTTCCTGCACGCGGGCGGCTTCCTCGTCGTCGGCGCGGCAGCGGCGGCCACGTTCGACATCGTCGTACCGAGGAGCCTCCTGGACGTCTTCACCGGCTCCGTCTGGCTGTCCGTCCTCCTCCTCGCCGCCCTCGCCGTCGTCCTGTGCGTGTGCAGCGAGGCCGACGCCTTCGTCGCCGCGTCGCTGAGCGGCTTCTCGCCGACCGCGCGGCTGGCGTTCATGGTGGTCGGCCCGATGGTCGACCTGAAACTCATCGCACTCCAGGCGGGGACCTTCGGGCGCGCGTTCGCGGTCCGCTTCTCCGCCGCGACCTGGGTGGTGGCCGTGGCGAGCAGTGCGCTGGTGGGCTGGTGGCTGCTGTGA
- a CDS encoding helix-turn-helix domain-containing protein, producing the protein MAERDDPEVIGRRVQRMRTERGLTQRQLAEPAYTPAYISTLEAGRVRASEPALRHIAERLGVGYEELATGRPAGFATELRLRLTGAQRTLAGGATEAAAEGFTVVLAEAEEYGLTAEQADALLGLGECALETGDLETAQLRFEQAEQRLGDAPLPARVPALRGRAVAHYLAGELRYSCYLYESTLDELNRTGMHDPDALLLLYTGVIAPYMDMGAHARAAQAAELALALAPQSGDPALVARMHRSVARTMIAEGRIAEADASLAKASELYRQLQIRTELANCHWMRGYLHAQNGDYARAEEELREARRMLSAKRAALYTSQVAVELADVLHRREKSDEAAELLREVLSDLNSERGALHSAAAHRLLGIIAEDTRDADAAEEHYVRALSLLERAGAAGDLADLCRLLGDLYRRGGRVEAALDAYRTGLGHRTAPGTTTLGPAPAQPPL; encoded by the coding sequence ATGGCCGAGCGTGACGACCCCGAGGTCATCGGGCGCAGAGTGCAGCGGATGCGGACGGAACGGGGCCTCACCCAGCGTCAGCTGGCGGAACCGGCGTACACCCCGGCGTACATCTCGACCCTGGAGGCCGGCCGGGTCCGAGCCTCCGAACCCGCGCTGCGGCACATCGCCGAACGGCTCGGGGTCGGATACGAGGAACTGGCCACCGGCCGCCCCGCCGGATTCGCCACCGAGCTGCGGCTGCGGCTGACCGGCGCCCAGCGCACCCTCGCCGGCGGTGCCACGGAGGCCGCCGCCGAGGGGTTCACGGTCGTCCTCGCGGAGGCGGAGGAGTACGGGCTGACCGCCGAGCAGGCCGACGCGCTGCTCGGGCTCGGTGAATGCGCCCTGGAGACGGGGGACCTGGAGACCGCCCAGCTGCGGTTCGAACAGGCCGAGCAGCGGCTCGGCGACGCCCCGCTGCCGGCCCGGGTCCCCGCCCTGCGCGGCCGCGCGGTCGCCCACTACCTCGCCGGTGAACTCCGTTACTCCTGCTACCTGTACGAGTCCACGCTCGACGAGCTGAACCGCACCGGCATGCACGACCCGGACGCGTTGCTCCTCCTCTACACCGGCGTCATCGCCCCCTACATGGACATGGGCGCCCACGCCCGCGCCGCCCAGGCCGCCGAGCTGGCGCTCGCGCTCGCCCCGCAGTCCGGCGACCCGGCCCTCGTCGCCCGTATGCACCGGTCCGTCGCCCGGACGATGATCGCCGAGGGGCGGATCGCCGAGGCCGACGCGTCGCTCGCCAAGGCCTCCGAGCTGTACCGGCAGCTCCAGATCCGCACCGAACTGGCCAACTGCCACTGGATGCGCGGCTATCTGCACGCCCAGAACGGCGACTACGCCCGCGCCGAGGAAGAGCTGCGCGAAGCCCGCCGCATGCTCTCCGCCAAGCGCGCCGCCCTCTACACCAGCCAGGTCGCCGTCGAACTCGCCGACGTCCTGCACCGCCGGGAGAAGTCCGACGAGGCCGCCGAACTGCTCCGCGAGGTCCTCAGCGACCTCAACTCCGAACGCGGCGCCCTGCACTCCGCCGCCGCCCACCGTCTCCTCGGCATCATCGCCGAGGACACCCGCGACGCGGACGCCGCCGAGGAGCACTACGTACGGGCGCTGAGCCTGCTGGAACGGGCGGGCGCCGCCGGGGACCTGGCCGACCTGTGCCGGCTGCTGGGGGATCTGTACCGCCGCGGCGGCCGGGTGGAGGCCGCCCTCGACGCCTACCGCACGGGCCTCGGCCACCGCACCGCCCCCGGTACCACAACACTCGGACCGGCGCCCGCACAGCCGCCTCTTTGA
- a CDS encoding Uma2 family endonuclease: protein MATAEPTTPAPEGADVQQVFEVFSAVAPKGWRVELIEGDVCVTSLGDGRHAGIVSELSGQVIDRRQDRSLCNYTGIGLTVPGSSATGHVVPDLVIAPKGSFGDQEEWHDPSPVLLVAEVTSDSTADRDREKKIRGYARAGIPVYLLIDREEGQVTVYSEPSGDEYAKGAKHKMGLAVPLPAPLGFELDTAEF from the coding sequence ATGGCGACGGCGGAGCCGACCACGCCTGCGCCCGAGGGTGCCGATGTGCAGCAGGTCTTCGAAGTGTTCAGCGCGGTCGCTCCCAAGGGCTGGCGCGTGGAGCTGATCGAGGGTGACGTCTGTGTGACGTCGCTGGGCGACGGGCGGCACGCGGGGATCGTGTCGGAACTCAGCGGGCAGGTCATCGACCGTCGACAAGACCGGTCTCTGTGCAACTACACCGGCATCGGCCTGACCGTCCCCGGCTCCTCCGCGACAGGTCACGTCGTCCCAGACCTGGTCATCGCCCCCAAGGGGAGCTTCGGCGACCAGGAAGAGTGGCACGATCCCTCCCCCGTCCTCCTCGTCGCCGAGGTCACCTCCGACAGCACGGCCGACCGTGACCGTGAGAAGAAGATCCGCGGCTACGCCCGGGCGGGTATCCCCGTCTACCTCCTCATCGACCGGGAGGAGGGGCAGGTGACTGTGTACTCGGAGCCGTCAGGTGACGAGTACGCCAAGGGTGCCAAGCACAAGATGGGGCTGGCCGTGCCCCTGCCCGCCCCCCTCGGCTTCGAGCTGGACACCGCCGAGTTCTGA
- a CDS encoding cold-shock protein gives MRVRNAHQHLSVGGTISSHPVHGTVRSWDDESGWGVLASPEVPGDVWAHFSAVHTPDPDAFASLEPGEAVLFTWEEADQDGYSYRALRVRRPGDPETDWDEDDDEDEDEEDDVFALTDVHIEFDDE, from the coding sequence ATGCGCGTCCGGAACGCTCACCAGCATCTGTCCGTAGGGGGAACGATCAGCAGTCATCCGGTTCATGGCACCGTCCGGTCGTGGGACGACGAGTCCGGCTGGGGCGTACTCGCCTCGCCCGAGGTCCCCGGCGACGTCTGGGCGCACTTCTCGGCCGTCCACACCCCGGATCCGGACGCGTTCGCGTCCCTGGAACCCGGCGAGGCCGTCCTCTTCACCTGGGAGGAAGCCGACCAGGACGGCTACTCCTACCGCGCCCTGCGGGTACGCCGCCCCGGCGACCCGGAGACCGACTGGGACGAGGACGACGACGAGGACGAGGACGAGGAGGACGACGTGTTCGCACTGACCGACGTCCACATCGAGTTCGACGACGAGTGA
- a CDS encoding NPP1 family protein, protein MSNAAAAAAPSGRTSRFPRLRSLGRTALVAGAAAALTIGFTGSASAAVLTPLSERTTSFQKQFQPVFDYDTNGCLPVAAIDINGTLNGGLDDSGPVTGQCRSGHLGNANTYSRVKCNNGWCGIVYTLYFEKDMSCDNCTATSHRHDWEAAVIWIRQGASTPEYASVSGHGNYTTTSFGSVPRDGVRLKVVYHKDGALTHTFRFAKSGEVAEAWGDGGWDFPRLVSWNSMGTGTNGVNLQSRLQNATWGDANFPLKDGRFNLELERAKPSGISFDPNGAG, encoded by the coding sequence ATGTCGAACGCAGCCGCAGCCGCGGCCCCGAGTGGCAGAACGTCCCGCTTCCCCCGTCTCAGGAGCCTCGGCCGGACCGCGCTCGTCGCGGGCGCCGCCGCCGCGCTGACCATCGGGTTCACAGGCAGCGCCAGCGCCGCCGTGCTGACCCCGCTGTCCGAGCGCACCACCTCGTTCCAGAAGCAGTTCCAGCCAGTCTTCGACTACGACACGAACGGCTGCCTCCCCGTGGCGGCCATCGACATCAACGGCACCCTCAACGGCGGCCTCGACGACAGCGGGCCCGTCACCGGCCAGTGCCGCTCGGGCCACCTCGGTAACGCCAACACCTACTCGCGAGTCAAGTGCAACAACGGCTGGTGCGGGATCGTCTACACCCTGTACTTCGAGAAGGACATGAGCTGCGACAACTGCACCGCCACGTCGCACCGTCACGACTGGGAAGCCGCGGTGATCTGGATACGGCAGGGCGCGAGCACGCCCGAGTACGCGTCCGTCTCCGGCCACGGCAACTACACGACCACGTCGTTCGGCTCGGTCCCGAGGGACGGTGTCCGCCTCAAGGTCGTCTACCACAAGGACGGTGCGCTCACCCACACCTTCCGCTTCGCCAAGTCGGGCGAGGTCGCGGAGGCCTGGGGCGACGGCGGCTGGGACTTCCCGCGCCTGGTCAGCTGGAACAGCATGGGCACGGGCACCAACGGCGTGAACCTCCAGAGCCGGCTGCAGAACGCCACCTGGGGCGATGCCAACTTCCCGCTGAAGGACGGCCGCTTCAACCTCGAACTGGAGCGTGCCAAGCCGTCCGGCATCTCCTTCGACCCGAACGGCGCGGGCTGA
- a CDS encoding WD40 repeat domain-containing protein has protein sequence MRIRTLPAATALAVLFSSAALTVGTGAPASADSSRAIAVSQPYDTVVDAKHQRLFISDPGNDKIVVTTYAGVVVGQITGLSQVRDLELSPDNGTLYAAVYGADKIVAIDTATQTQTAEYATGENTDPSRLVFAEGKLWFAYGDQWDSGLGAVDLTAETPTVTLDLAAGHDYASPPMLYADPDNPGTLVALDAGISSGPVIVYDIASGTPVIRVSANKGGFPNDAALTPDGTHLVMAGPGNRALTEYRLSDLEQTRSFPVPDEPMGVDIAPDGTVAATIYDFDDQGDTHVFAKGADQPASVRDLHGSTLWNDNGVVWSPDGDKLFALTSSSYETRFHVVDAPRKYVSTATVSAPATATRAKQLTVSGKLTSNLALPAGTPLTVTRTDVESPKGKSLGTKKLGTGGKFSFTDTPPAGGRVTYKVSYAGDADHTAASASDTVEVSRATPTLTLDKNRKTYAYGADVKFTAHLGKTYKNRKVEIWADPYGSDKPNKLVKSGTVNSSGNLSVTLDLTRDTKLSAKFAGDARYKAKTVTNTVYTKVRISSSIAGHYKTQSAWGQKYHYIRKSKDPVLKTTMTYYKGRKQRLQLQAYYQGAWRDAGSEYFPLGTAGKSEITLTGTPTTNIRFRFRSEYRDTSSGDNVNTTTYGAWKYFIFTQ, from the coding sequence GTGCGTATCCGCACTCTTCCGGCTGCCACCGCGCTGGCAGTCCTCTTCAGCTCGGCCGCGCTCACCGTCGGCACGGGCGCACCGGCGTCCGCCGACAGCAGCAGGGCCATCGCCGTATCGCAGCCGTACGACACGGTCGTGGACGCCAAGCACCAGCGGCTGTTCATCAGCGACCCGGGCAACGACAAGATCGTCGTCACCACCTACGCCGGTGTGGTCGTCGGTCAGATCACCGGACTCTCGCAGGTCAGGGACCTCGAACTCAGCCCGGACAACGGCACGCTGTACGCGGCCGTGTACGGCGCCGACAAGATCGTCGCCATCGACACGGCGACGCAGACGCAGACCGCCGAGTACGCGACCGGCGAGAACACCGATCCGTCCCGGCTGGTCTTCGCCGAGGGCAAGCTGTGGTTCGCCTACGGCGACCAGTGGGACTCCGGGCTCGGCGCGGTCGACCTGACCGCCGAGACCCCGACGGTCACGCTGGACCTCGCCGCGGGCCACGACTACGCCAGCCCTCCCATGCTGTACGCCGACCCGGACAACCCGGGCACGCTCGTCGCGCTCGACGCGGGCATCAGCTCCGGCCCGGTCATCGTCTACGACATCGCCTCCGGTACGCCGGTCATCCGGGTCTCCGCGAACAAGGGCGGCTTCCCGAACGACGCGGCCCTCACCCCGGACGGCACCCACCTCGTGATGGCCGGCCCCGGCAACCGCGCGCTCACCGAGTACCGCCTCTCCGACCTGGAGCAGACGCGCAGCTTCCCCGTGCCGGACGAGCCGATGGGCGTCGACATCGCCCCGGACGGCACGGTCGCGGCGACGATCTACGACTTCGACGACCAGGGCGACACCCATGTCTTCGCCAAGGGCGCGGACCAGCCCGCGAGCGTCCGTGACCTGCACGGCTCAACGCTGTGGAACGACAACGGCGTGGTGTGGTCCCCCGACGGCGACAAGCTGTTCGCGCTGACCTCGTCGTCGTACGAGACCCGCTTCCACGTCGTCGACGCGCCCCGCAAGTACGTCAGCACCGCCACGGTCAGCGCCCCGGCGACGGCCACCCGCGCCAAGCAGCTCACCGTCTCCGGCAAGCTCACCTCGAACCTGGCGCTGCCCGCCGGCACCCCGCTCACGGTCACCCGCACCGACGTGGAGTCCCCGAAGGGCAAGTCGCTCGGCACCAAGAAGCTGGGCACCGGCGGCAAGTTCTCCTTCACGGACACCCCGCCGGCCGGCGGCAGGGTCACGTACAAGGTGTCGTACGCGGGCGACGCGGACCACACCGCCGCGTCCGCCTCCGACACGGTCGAGGTCTCCCGCGCGACGCCCACGCTGACGCTGGACAAGAACCGCAAGACCTACGCGTACGGCGCGGACGTCAAGTTCACCGCGCACCTCGGCAAGACGTACAAGAACCGCAAGGTCGAGATCTGGGCCGACCCGTACGGCTCCGACAAGCCGAACAAGCTGGTGAAGTCCGGCACGGTCAACTCCTCGGGCAACCTGTCCGTCACCCTCGACCTGACCCGCGACACCAAGCTGTCGGCGAAGTTCGCGGGCGACGCGCGCTACAAGGCGAAGACGGTCACGAACACGGTCTACACGAAGGTCAGGATCTCCTCCTCCATCGCGGGCCACTACAAGACCCAGTCGGCCTGGGGCCAGAAGTACCACTACATCCGCAAGTCCAAGGACCCGGTCCTCAAGACCACGATGACCTACTACAAGGGCCGCAAGCAGCGCCTCCAGCTCCAGGCCTACTACCAGGGCGCCTGGCGCGACGCCGGCTCCGAGTACTTCCCCCTCGGCACGGCCGGCAAGTCCGAGATCACCCTGACCGGCACCCCGACCACGAACATCCGCTTCCGCTTCCGCTCGGAGTACCGCGACACGAGCTCCGGCGACAACGTGAACACGACGACGTACGGCGCGTGGAAGTACTTCATCTTCACGCAGTAG